A region of Culicoides brevitarsis isolate CSIRO-B50_1 chromosome 1, AGI_CSIRO_Cbre_v1, whole genome shotgun sequence DNA encodes the following proteins:
- the LOC134827303 gene encoding A-kinase anchor protein 9 isoform X3, giving the protein MSREDSLEARGNLHQSIEEDIVEEIIEDLVEGSTTENNAATKDRKRTLFNLDDDEASLARGLAQRFGIDENADISIGNIAQEKRAAVLKTQSSKEDNKRSSIDSLEEAPNSLESSSSSKENVEPGHKSNNKSKTEDKKDVKELSPLQEDVILINNNKVSLNILKQRQEASQDNSLNNTTNDISDLAKDTFTQYSAAETSKSQQMPKETQSLREDATTPDASVRGFNSLGTAVPYKLPAKARSDDEASGSPSLSCGEEDKSIEEMIIENSIEISSKSCVLDDDVVEHTDIVKQNIDFEFKEDDEKSESPANLKEKILQNSATFAELQLQRQADGSSNVIDENSPAKAKDDESAPVIKKMQRADTFTKEILDDISEESDRHAHSLPEDPSKLIEKGSVMRRILEQNITKRGEITNETLNSDILDITTTTINDSSVQRTPMNSRVGSIDQQQEAVNSETVMRAMEARIKDLQSIVSSKDICISALNSRLENLSRRGSWKEGRDSLQNTNLNSGKESSSFTSTIYKDLNEDAMVDIMDVQAELMERDTLIDQLTERLQQSIVDREELQKQGELLTHEVEMLKRQLADTLELMKKPQQFRENRLSQVSIDLVSDFDEDEADTGINPFSGLDLELDMYNQSTTEFSQEIENFRQILKPEELKIFSLIQKKFDEFLRQEIEKVHISHDSEMKILRDELESEKSRGEKVLADLRSELEAKHTQEMEKLRTYFEQKCSDMEKQYSEDVFSQQSRRHSTADTGSDISDQENLPEEKAASKPSTPSKHKASLYMSPTHRKLTPTTLEAKSPVKKLKATKLDLSKDDAVDLAEIEDLKAHYLNKIDEMREFYEDKIEKLENQLKTFEARPDEEDEFRAFASDNAPDESTWPREFLLLREKFTAKSQLEITQLKIQHAEEMARIKQDYEYKLQQKLKRQTKFDSARDLDKIINERDTLRELSSTLRWVLGELAKYFSVYENDLNATLFEELQKYADQALLETSNALRGDDEPQEVAAMELNETDNDIDKGTMNESVIVTASNTSKKFVKYAADMSGILALIEEPSIIGLLSKKGQDQEYDVNVEDCVERLKKEACRLLGLSQQLCKYKDDEKMSDKSDSCEEEDGLRSSKRRSVAATKSLDDNAINANQQRYAKIDVPPTNSLPIFTSEDIASISFEPKSELNVKLHELKNRLLKSEDEKRSLETELAETISRHDSLAQELKDVKQQLVSLESAKEMISEGYGVNPMGQPIKSHATSLLELQERAKTLLGPAENNSTKDQSQLLQLIEDFCRESDRYFDEGKQGEDDLKQQTKTNTKTQSDVVVTSSCSKKCKIHKSHTICCACIESCDQIEAADKQLRATRKFLEEQAAEREHERDEFTKEIERLKTVIQNRDKERGVHERTEKEELYGELCISHEQVLAQVEQMKQQIDALQQEIKDQESRKSKMESDLKDSLNKIYDLREIIAELETQIDAKTKQEAIYTDRIKELESYLEDQANANDTLTQEVENLKLNMDEQAFLDRITYLEGELKKLRPTGEQSIVLETISDNLRQIETTLDRKTKFLESLHADVCSASCSSPSEDVSHQDSPIRKLESLPQEPASLPVDEVQRIMEKLAKHSRAEEAAVKRIKDLEMQIVSSRVNIAELQNERDILQERMSEQLARISSLQSRLDEQRLRAEELHRQGTSDLNIRVHDLQNEVSNLKETLLARDNQIKTLNTALENSKNAIDRLEVELAIRPLNETAEQIVKLETNLRQQKEENQALQNKIKNEMINKLAIPDLIETMLSDKNEEIDHLKEKLAAKERELQTYVQLFDKQHSKQGHDTGLDEKNSARTLSDIISLSDYDEPDVMRKQAQKTQNEFVIPGASLHGFPMDSSSKHFNSTQKPGISTDTLFGARPSTSTSRKDQSTFNRPEFFPNLSDFTKDPNSVTPEIQPRQINFSNFEETASSGRITRENLLGTPAIVEEITDDEHLSNIMEENEDIEELRKQASRVPALEQEVESLKLELDKHGIESKGKVGEIVNERKDLQAEVNELRVKISEMQKLEVELKYKTREIEEVNAKLHKIQQEMDLRNEEIGILQDKSDAKAAECETLQLEIERMRKSDMTKRLLFQIDTLTQQVESLNKIIAHKDELLTKLEKEATNHAKAERDTSSLELELQRMRDESNEVKKTLAMKLYEYEKMKIDVAEATREIEILKATLLQKDELIKNTSGGEMLEITAQLQDAQNENLELKTELERLRSESDSQDLEKQSASLDARLTELKSLLEKEVQKYNNLMKVRDELQADFDELKRMYDKEKDNGMKLQMILDSERKQTNSMANQDANLIQALRIRLEAALDNEVALQEALEKERVKNDNLAGVQRTKSFDNYIMMRSPLESPKKFHRSSDFDADAIARLETEIKMLTAQRERERERVFDMQNILERERKRFESDIAERNDYIENIKREVNRLSKDKESLEDELEHTQEKLMMSQREIEALEMRLAQMTEIDSRRSVRRGKEIVESSRTANDLQGVKEKLKEVEKERDSLCDTIARLKQDIERGAQREAKYAEALSQANLETVVPEQFMEKLREMTRLLTENAKENRQLVDTMQILSEERRELQKRIMELESDGNFYPRTDLEERANHLFGKYLRTESYRKALVHQKRYLLTILAVYEENEAKAMMLLGNEKKQAAKKPSFRGAVYVVIAIERMKYIVRRWHSGKRVATKAVFSQQYAPRRSQSASNNVWTVTHGDHIHYGVNATSPPCRDRPTCATTTTNANNVPSPRDKRTWHQILSENMRTASPCTEFTENAVNISSN; this is encoded by the exons ATGTCACGCGAAGATAGTCTCGAAGCTCGCGGCAATTTACATCAGTCCATCGAAGAGGATATCGTCGAGGAAATTATCGAAGATCTCGTCGAAGGATCCACGACGGAAAATAATGCAGCGACAAAAGATCGCAAACGGACCCTCTTCAACCTGGACGACGACGAAGCGAGTCTCGCACGTGGTCTCGCTCAGCGATTCGGCATCGACGAAAACGCCGACATCAGTATTGGAAATATTGCTCAAGAAAAACGCGCGGCAGTATTAAAAACGCAAAGCTCAAAGGAAGACAATAAGCGAAGTAGCATTGATTCGCTCGAGGAGGCACCAAATAGTCTCGAATCCTCGAGCAGTTCGAAGGAAAATGTCGAACCGGGACACAAAAGTAACAACAAATCCAAGACAGAAGACAAAAAAGACGTCAAAGAACTTTCGCCGTTGCAAGAGGACGTCATTttaatcaacaacaacaaagttaGTCTGAATATTCTGAAGCAGCGACAAGAAGCGAGTCAGGATAACAGTCTGAACAACACGACAAATGACATAAGTGACCTCGCGAAAGACACATTTACGCAATACTCGGCTGCCGAGACGTCAAAATCGCAACAAATGCCGAAAGAGACGCAGAGTTTGCGAGAAGATGCCACTACGCCCGATGCGTCGGTGCGTGGATTCAATAGTCTCGGAACAGCAGTGCCATATAAACTCCCAGCCAAGGCAAGATCCGACGATGAGGCATCCGGAAGTCCCTCGCTGAGCTGCGGCGAGGAAGATAAATCGATAGAAGAAATGATAATCGAGAACAGTATCGAAATTTCGAGTAAATCCTGCGTTTTGGATGATGACGTCGTTGAACACACAGACATCGTCAAGCAAAATATCGATTTCGAGTTCAAAGAAGACGACGAAAAGTCAGAAAGTCCCgcaaatttaaaggaaaaaattctgCAAAATAGCGCCACGTTCGCGGAACTTCAACTCCAGCGACAAGCCGATGGCAGTTCAAACGTGATCGACGAAAATTCGCCCGCAAAAGCGAAAGATGACGAATCTGCACCGGTTATCAAGAAGATGCAACGAGCGGATACCTTCACAAAAGAAATTCTCGATGACATTTCCGAAGAATCGGATCGACATGCACATTCGTTGCCGGAAGACCCGTCAAAACTCATCGAGAAAGGCTCCGTTATGCGACGCATTCTCGAACAAAATATCACGAAACGCGGCGAAATCACAAATGAAACGCTCAATTCGGACATTTTGGATATCACGACAACCACAATTAATGATTCATCCGTCCAGCGAACGCCGATGAATAGCAGAGTCGGATCCATTGACCAACAACAAGAGGCTGTGAACTCAGAAACTGTAATGCGTGCCATGGAAGCGCGCATCAAAGACTTGCAAAGTATTGTGAGCAGCAAAGATATTTGCATATCAGCATTAAATTCAAGACTGGAAAATTTATCGAGACGCGGTTCGTGGAAGGAAGGACGTGATTCGCTGCAAAATACGAATTTGAATTCGGGGAAGGAGTCCAGCAGCTTCACGTCTACCATTTATAAGGATCTGAATGAGGATGCCATGGTTGAT aTCATGGACGTCCAAGCAGAACTTATGGAACGCGACACACTCATCGACCAACTTACCGAACGACTTCAACAATCAATCGTTGATCGTGAGGAATTACAAAAACAAGGCGAGTTACTTACGCACGAAGTGGAGATGCTAAAACGTCAATTAGCCGACACTTTGGAATTAATGAAGAAACCGCAGCAGTTCAGAGAAAAc cgTTTATCTCAAGTTTCCATCGATCTCGTGAGCGATTTCGACGAAGACGAGGCCGACACAGGCATAAATCCCTTCAGCGGACTCGATCTCGAGCTAGACATGTACAACCAAAGCACGACAGAATTCTCTCAGGAAATCGAAAACTTCAGACAGATCCTCAAACCAgaagaactaaaaattttctccctcATCCAGAAGaaatttgacgaatttttaCGTCAAGAAATCGAAAAAGTTCACATATCACACGATTCCGAGATGAAAATCCTCCGCGATGAACTTGAATCGGAAAAATCGCGAGGCGAAAAGGTCCTTGCTGACTTGCGATCGGAACTCGAGGCCAAACACACGCAAGAAATGGAGAAACTTCGAACGTATTTCGAGCAAAAGTGCTCGGACATGGAGAAGCAGTATTCCGAAGATGTGTTTTCGCAACAAAGTCGCCGACATTCGACGGCAGATACGGGTTCCGACATCTCGGACCAGGAAAATTTGCCGGAAGAGAAAGCGGCGTCGAAACCAAGTACACCGAGCAAGCACAAGGCATCGCTTTACATGAGTCCAACGCACCGGAAACTGACTCCGACTACTTTGGAAGCAAAAAGCcccgtgaaaaaattaaaagcgacGAAATTGGATTTATCGAAGGACGACGCAGTGGATTTGGCAGAAATTGAGGACTTAAAAGCGCATTATCTCAACAAAATTGACGAGATGCGAGAATTCTACGAagataaaatcgaaaaattagaaaatcaaCTAAAGACTTTTGAAGCACGACCAGATGAGGAAGACGAATTTAGG GCATTCGCCTCAGATAACGCACCAGACGAGAGTACGTGGCCACGTGAGTTCCTTTTGCTGCGCGAAAAGTTCACCGCGAAGAGTCAACTTGAAATTACGCAACTCAAGATCCAACATGCCGAGGAAATGGCTCGCATAAAGCAGGATTACGAGTACAAGTTGCAGCAAAAATTGAAGCGCCAGACAAAATTCGATTCGGCACGTGACTTGGACAAAATTATCAATGAACGGGACACGTTACGGGAGTTGTCGTCGACTCTACGATGGGTCTTGGGAGAGTTGGCCAAGTATTTCAGCGTGTATGAAAATGACTTGAACGCCACTTTGTTCGAGGAATTGCAAAAATACGCCGATCAAGCGTTGCTGGAGACTTCAAATGCGTTACGGGGTGACGATGAGCCGCAAGAAGTCGCCGCCATGGAATTAAATGAGACTGATAACGACATTGATAAGGGCACGATGAACGAATCTGTGATAGTGACGGCCTCGAATACGTCGAAAAAGTTCGTGAAATATGCCGCCGACATGTCAGGCATCCTGGCGCTGATCGAGGAACCGTCCATCATTGGTTTGCTGTCGAAAAAGGGGCAGGATCAGGAATATGACGTCAATGTCGAGGACTGCGTTGAACGATTGAAGAAGGAAGCATGTCGTTTACTCGGTCTCAGTCAACAGCTGTGCAAATATAAAGACGACGAGAAAATGTCCGACAAAAGTGACAGTTGCGAGGAAGAAGATGGACTCCGGAGCAGCAAACGTCGTTCTGTAGCAGCAACCAAATCACTCGACGACAACGCCATTAACGCCAACCAACAGCGATATGCCAAAATTGACGTGCCCCCAACGAACAGTTTGCCGATTTTCACGTCGGAAGACATCGCCAGCATCAGTTTCGAGCCCAAAAGTGAACTAAATGTCAAATTACACGAACTCAAAAATCGTCTTTTAAAGTCAGAGGACGAAAAACGCAGTCTCGAAACGGAATTAGCTGAAACAATTTCACGTCACGACAGTTTAGCGCAAGAACTGAAGGACGTAAAACAACAATTAGTCAGTTTGGAGTCCGCGAAGGAGATGATAAGTGAGGGATATGGCGTCAATCCAATGGGACAACCCATCAAATCGCATGCCACAAGTCTCCTGGAGCTGCAGGAACGAGCAAAAACGTTGCTGGGACCCGCAGAGAACAACAGTACAAAAGACCAAAGTCAATTATTGCAATTAATCGAAGACTTTTGCCGCGAAAGTGATCGTTATTTCGACGAAGGCAAACAAGGAGAAGATGATTTGAAGCAACAG ACAAAAACTAACACAAAAACACAATCAGACGTAGTAGTTACCTCTAGTTGtagtaaaaaatgtaaaattcacAAGTCGCACACCATTTGTTGCGCCTGTATTGAAAGTTGCGATCAG atCGAAGCCGCCGACAAACAGCTTAGAGCAACCCGCAAGTTCCTAGAAGAACAGGCGGCGGAACGCGAGCATGAACGTGACGAGTTCACGAAAGAAATTGAACGCTTAAAGACAGTCATCCAGAATCGGGACAAGGAACGCGGAGTGCATGAACGAACCGAAAAGGAg GAGTTGTATGGAGAGTTGTGCATTAGTCATGAGCAAGTATTAGCACAA GTGGAGCAAATGAAACAGCAGATCGATGCATTGCAGCAAGAAATCAAGGACCAAGAGTCTCGTAAATCCAAAATGGAAAGCGATCTCAAAGACTCTCTCAACAAAATTTACGATCTCCGTGAAATTATCGCCGAACTCGAGACCCAAATCGACGCCAAGACCAAACAAGAAGCCATTTACACGGATCGCATCAAGGAACTCGAATCGTATCTCGAGGATCAAGCCAACGCTAATGACACTTTAACCCAAGAAGTGGAAAACTTGAAACTTAACATGGACGAACAAGCGTTCCTCGATCGCATCACGTACTTGGAGGGAGAACTCAAGAAATTACGTCCGACTGGGGAGCAAAGTATCGTTCTCGAGACAATTTCGGATAATTTGCGACAAATTGAGACAACGTTAGATCGAAAAACGAAATTCCTCGAGTCGTTACATGCTGATGTTTGTTCCGCTTCGTGCAGTAGCCCGTCGGAGGATGTGTCGCATCAGGATTCGCCGATACGGAAATTGGAATCGTTGCCGCAGGAACCAGCTTCGTTGCCAGTGGATGAGGTACAACGCATAATGGAGAAACTGGCGAAACACTCGAGAGCTGAAGAAGCTGCCGTGAAACGGATTAAAGACTTGGAAATGCAGATCGTTAGTTCGAGAGTTAATATtgcg gaACTGCAAAACGAGCGTGATATTTTGCAAGAACGCATGTCCGAACAACTCGCTCGCATCTCGTCACTCCAATCCCGCTTAGATGAGCAACGATTACGTGCCGAGGAACTGCATCGTCAAGGCACATCTGACCTCAACATTCGCGTGCACGATCTCCAAAACGAAGTTTCAAATCTCAAGGAAACTCTTCTTGCTCGCGACAACCAAATCAAGACATTAAACACCGCACTCGAGAACAGCAAAAATGCCATCGATCGTCTCGAAGTGGAACTCGCCATTCGTCCCCTGAACGAGACAGCAGAACAAATCGTCAAGCTCGAGACAAATTTACGACAACAAAAGGAGGAAAATCAAGCCTTGcagaataaaatcaaaaacgaAATGATCAACAAACTCGCGATACCGGATCTCATTGAAACCATGTTGTCGGACAAGAACGAGGAAATTGAtcatttgaaggaaaaattagCGGCAAAGGAGCGAGAACTTCAAACGTACGTGCAACTTTTCGATAAACAACATTCGAAACAGGGACACGATACGGGACTGGATGAGAAAAATAGTGCGAGAACGTTGAGTGATATAATTTCGTTGTCGGATTACGATGAGCCGGATGTCATGCGGAAACAAGCGCAAAAAACGCAGAATGAATTTGTCATTCCAGGTGCTAGTTTGCATGGATTCCCAATG gATTCCTCATCGAAACACTTCAATTCCACACAAAAGCCGGGCATATCCACAGACACCTTATTCGGCGCCCGTCCTTCAACTTCCACATCTCGCAAGGACCAATCCACCTTTAATCGTCCGGAATTCTTCCCCAACCTTTCCGACTTCACAAAAGACCCGAATTCCGTGACACCTGAAATCCAACCGCGCCAAATCAACTTCAGCAACTTCGAGGAAACAGCATCCAGTGGTCGTATCACGCGCGAAAACCTCCTTGGCACCCCCGCAATTGTCGAAGAAATCACCGATGACGAACATTTGTCCAACATCATGGAAGAAAATGAAGACATCGAAGAATTACGCAAACAGGCATCTCGTGTGCCCGCCTTGGAACAAGAAGTCGAAAGTCTAAAACTGGAATTGGACAAACACGGCATCGAATCCAAGGGAAAAGTTGGCGAAATTGTGAATGAACGCAAAGATTTGCAAGCCGAAGTCAACGAATTACGCGTCAAAATATCAGAAATGCAAAAACTTGAAGTCGAACTGAAATACAAGACACGCGAAATTGAGGAAGTAAATGCCAAACTGCATAAAATCCAACAAGAAATGGACCTAAGAAACGAGGAAATCGGAATTTTACAAGACAAGAGTGACGCCAAAGCAGCCGAATGCGAAACTTTACAACTGGAAATCGAACGCATGCGAAAATCTGACATGACGAAGAGACTTTTATTCCAAATTGACACGCTCACGCAACAAGTGGAGtcgttaaacaaaattatcgcCCACAAAGACGAGTTGCTGACGAAACTCGAAAAGGAAGCAACGAATCACGCAAAAGCTGAACGTGACACCAGCAGCTTAGAATTGGAACTGCAACGCATGCGAGACGAATCGAACGAAGTCAAAAAGACGCTCGCCATGAAATTGTacgaatatgaaaaaatgaagattgaTGTCGCCGAAGCGACGCGAGAAATTGAAATTCTCAAAGCTACGCTCCTGCAAAAGGATGAACTCATCAAAAACACGTCGGGCGGCGAAATGCTCGAAATTACGGCGCAACTGCAAGACGCCCAAAACGAAAACTTGGAGCTAAAGACTGAATTGGAGCGATTACGGTCGGAATCGGATTCGCAAGACTTGGAAAAGCAAAGTGCGAGTTTAGATGCGAGACTTACGGAACTGAAATCGCTGCTGGAAAAGGAGGTTCAAAAATACAACAATCTCATGAAAGTCCGCGATGAATTGCAAGCCGACTTTGACGAGTTGAAACGGATGTACGACAAAGAAAAAGACAATGGCATGAAGTTGCAGATGATTCTCGACTCGGAACGGAAACAAACGAATTCCATGGCGAACCAAGATGCGAATCTAATTCAAGCTTTGCGAATTCGACTTGAGGCTGCCTTGGATAATGAGGTGGCGCTGCAAGAAGCTCTTGAAAAGGAGCGTGTCAAGAACGACAATTTGGCCGGAGTGCAACGTACAAAATCCTTCGATAACTACATCATGATGCGATCACCCCTGGAGTCACCAAAGAAATTCCATCGTTCAAGCGATTTTGACGCGGATGCCATTGCCCGTCTTGAAACGGAGATCAAAATGTTGACGGCGCAACGTGAACGAGAACGCGAACGTGTCTTCGACATGCAAAATATCCTGGAACGCGAACGGAAACGCTTCGAATCAGACATCGCTGAACGCAACGATTACATTGAAAACATCAAACGTGAAGTAAATCGTCTTAGCAAGGACAAGGAATCGCTTGAAGACGAACTGGAACACACCCAAGAGAAACTGATGATGTCACAGCGCGAAATTGAAGCACTCGAAATGCGTTTGGCGCAAATGACGGAGATTGACAGTCGTCGATCCGTTCGTCGGGGCAAAGAAATTGTCGAATCCAGTCGAACGGCGAACGATTTGCAAGGTGtcaaggaaaaattgaaagaagttGAGAAGGAACGCGACTCCCTGTGTGACACAATTGCTCGTTTGAAGCAAGATATCGAACGTGGGGCCCAGAGAGAAGCCAAATACGCGGAGGCCTTGTCACAGGCGAACCTCGAGACAGTTGTTCCCGaacaatttatggaaaaattgcgTGAAATGACGCGTTTGTTAACGGAAAATGCCAAAGAAAACCGCCAACTGGTCGATACGATGCAAATTTTGTCGGAAGAAAGGCGCGAATTACAAAAACGTATTATGGAGCTTGAAAGTGACGGAAACTTTTATCCACGAACGGATTTGGAGGAACGTGCTAATCATTTATTCGGAAAATATTTACGTACTGAGAGTTATCGCAAAGCTCTCGTTCATCAGAAACGCTATTTGCTCACGATACTCGCTGTCTACGAAGAAAATGAGGCAAAGGCGATGATGTTGCTTGGTAATGAGAAGAAACAAGCGGCGAAAAAGCCATCTTTCAGAGGTGCTGTCTACGTTGTGATTGCCATTGAACGCATGAAGTATATCGTGAGGAGGTGGCACAGCGGAAAACGTGTCGCTACCAAAGCTGTTTTTTCACAGCAATATGCTccaag ACGTTCCCAATCGGCAAGCAACAACGTATGGACCGTGACACATGGCGATCACATCCACTACGGAGTCAATGCAACATCTCCGCCGTGTCGCGATCGTCCAACATGCGCCACAACAACCACCAATGCCAACAACGTTCCAAGCCCACGCGACAAACGAACATGGCACCAAATTCTTTCGGAAAACATGAGAACTGCCTCGCCATGCACAGAATTCACAGAAAATGCTGttaatatttcatcaaattga